One segment of Cottoperca gobio chromosome 24, fCotGob3.1, whole genome shotgun sequence DNA contains the following:
- the ostm1 gene encoding osteopetrosis-associated transmembrane protein 1 yields MSLYRNWSFLLLLVLNIYAVGGVNLTASDSADTRKQSSFLSPAAAVVLVNSPVFKTPDVDSLFSLNLLSSFPEDLEISNYCSELLHIFGQRYVSYVNCLVTASRPVKVCQKCFANYGSLIEIYKNISSDQMGPGNTSCRDSLLRSDRLMLIYLLYSNLEGIWGKSSCANCITKEFKSLTNDTVYYMNAVNQTLTCFEKYQQGNHTELCKSCKSTYKDLNELYSRMETNHTMCIDIEDAMNVTRRLWSKNFNCSFPREETVPVIAVSSFMLFLPIIFYLSSFLHSEQKKRKLIHPKRAKSYNTLMNIQDKLS; encoded by the exons ATGTCTCTTTACAGAAACTGGTCgtttttgcttttgttagtattaaatatttatgctGTCGGTGGAGTAAACCTCACTGCTTCAGATTCAGCGGATACACGGAAACAAAGCTCGTTTTTgagtcctgctgctgctgttgttttggttAACTCGCCTGTGTTTAAAACGCCCGATGTGGACTCCCTGTTCTCCCTCAATCTGCTGTCGTCCTTCCCAGAAGACCTGGAGATCAGCAACTACTGCAGCGAACTGCTTCACATCTTCGGGCAGCGGTATGTCTCCTATGTGAACTGCTTGGTGACTGCTTCCAGACCTGTCAAAGTCTGCCAGAAGTGCTTCGCCAACTATGGCAGCCTCATTGAAATCTACAAGAACATATCATCAGACCAG ATGGGTCCTGGTAATACGAGCTGCAGAGACAGCCTCCTGCGCAGTGATCGGCTGATGCTGATTTATCTGCTGTACAGCAACCTGGAAGGCATTTGGGGCAAATCAAGCTGTGCCA ACTGTATCACTAAAGAATTCAAGAGCCTGACCAATGACACGGTGTACTACATGAACGCTGTCAACCAAACTCTCACCTGCTTTGAGAAGTATCAACAG GGGAACCACACAGAGCTGTGCAAAAGCTGTAAGAGTACATACAAAGACCTGAATGAGCTGTACAGCAGAATGGAGACGAATCACACGATGTGTATCGACATAGAGGATGCG ATGAATGTGACTCGCAGACTGTGGAGTAAGAACTTCAATTGTTCCTTCCCCCGCGAGGAGACGGTGCCTGTCATCGCCGTGTCCAGCTTCATGCTCTTTCTGCCCATCATCTTCTACTTGAGCAGCTTCCTTCACTCTGAACAAAAGAAACGCAAGCTCATACACC CCAAACGGGCAAAGTCTTACAACACTCTGATGAACATTCAGGACaaactgagctga